One window from the genome of Drosophila albomicans strain 15112-1751.03 chromosome 2L, ASM965048v2, whole genome shotgun sequence encodes:
- the LOC117563943 gene encoding retinoid-inducible serine carboxypeptidase-like isoform X4 translates to MQLKNSKETTAYAVFLLQLINWAAARRGFGPGEQDWNYVEVRKGAHLFYWLHYTTANVSSFYERPLVIWLQGGPGVASTGCGCFEQLGPFDIEGQPRGSNWVQHMNVLFIDSPVGTGFSYVESFGEYALNNKQIALDLVTLMSDFLRSHPEFQSVPLHIFSESYGGKMAPEFALELYRAQQRGDLQCQLKSVVVGNPFTSPLDSVLSYAPYLLQMGIVDQEGYSNISRVAAETARLVYAGKWRQVINENAAVEVIKERTGNVFLYNTQRRTHVDDDYRYGEDPKLCAFMANNVTKTLNLTHMPVWIAQNATVFLKLSDDIFKPAVHIVTRLLDETPLRVGVYSGMLDLLCATPGTVNWINRMSWRHKQEYVDATRKPFRSDGFLEGYEKQGGNFSMFWVFRAGHTVQQDNPTAMSHILREFTNYG, encoded by the exons atgcAACTGAAAAATAGCAAGGAGACCACAGCGTATGCAGTTTTCTTGCTCCAACTAATTAATTGGGCAGCAG CACGTCGAGGCTTTGGCCCAGGCGAACAAGACTGGAATTATGTTGAGGTGCGAAAGGGCGCCCATCTCTTCTATTGGCTCCACTACACGACAGCGAATGTGAGTTCATTTTACGAGCGACCGCTGGTTATCTGGTTGCAAGGCGGACCCGGTGTTGCCTCCACTGGCTGCGGCTGCTTTGAGCAGCTGGGACCATTCGACATTGAGGGGCAACCACGTGGCAGCAATTGGGTGCAGCACATGAATGTACTCTTCATCGACAGTCCCGTTGGCACTGGTTTTAGTTATGTGGAATCCTTTGGCGAATATGCTCTGAACAACAAGCAAATTGCCCTCGATCTTGTCACACTAATGTCGGATTTTCTGCGCTCACATCCCGAGTTCCAAAGCGTTCCATTGCACATCTTCTCTGAGAGTTATGGCGGCAAAATGGCACCGGAATTCGCCCTGGAATTGTATCGGGCACAGCAGCGAGGCGATTTGCAATGTCAACTGAAGTCTGTGGTGGTGGGCAATCCCTTCACTTCGCCCTTGGATAGTGTGTTATCCTATGCCCCATATCTACTACAAATGGGCATCGTAGATCAGGAAGGATATAGCAATATATCGCGAGTTGCGGCCGAGACTGCGCGTCTAGTATATGCTGGCAAATGGCGACAGGTGATCAATGAGAACGCAGCTGTTGAGGTGATCAAGGAACGCACTGGGAATGTGTTTCTCTATAACACTCAACGACGAACTCATGTGGACGATGACTATCGCTATGGCGAGGATCCTAAGTTGTGTGCCTTTATGGCCAACAATGTTACAAAGACTTTGAACCTCACTCATATGCCTGTGTGGATAGCGCAGAATGCGACGGTCTTTCTTAAGCTCAGTGACGACATCTTTAAGCCAGCAGTTCACATAG TAACTCGTCTGCTGGATGAAACGCCACTCCGAGTGGGTGTCTACTCGGGCATGTTGGATTTACTCTGTGCCACTCCCGGCACTGTCAACTGGATTAACCGGATGTCGTGGCGCCACAAGCAAGAGTATGTGGATGCCACACGTAAACCCTTCCGTAGCGATGGCTTTCTCGAGGGCTACGAGAAGCAAGGAGGAAACTTCAGCATGTTTTGGGTCTTTCGGGCTGGACACACAGTGCAGCAGGATAATCCCACGGCCATGTCTCACATTCTGCGTGAGTTCACCAATTATGGTTGA
- the LOC117563943 gene encoding retinoid-inducible serine carboxypeptidase-like isoform X5 — protein sequence MQLKNNNAITAYAVFLLQLINWAAARRGFGPGEQDWNYVEVRKGAHLFYWLHYTTANVSSFYERPLVIWLQGGPGVASTGCGCFEQLGPFDIEGQPRGSNWVQHMNVLFIDSPVGTGFSYVESFGEYALNNKQIALDLVTLMSDFLRSHPEFQSVPLHIFSESYGGKMAPEFALELYRAQQRGDLQCQLKSVVVGNPFTSPLDSVLSYAPYLLQMGIVDQEGYSNISRVAAETARLVYAGKWRQVINENAAVEVIKERTGNVFLYNTQRRTHVDDDYRYGEDPKLCAFMANNVTKTLNLTHMPVWIAQNATVFLKLSDDIFKPAVHIVTRLLDETPLRVGVYSGMLDLLCATPGTVNWINRMSWRHKQEYVDATRKPFRSDGFLEGYEKQGGNFSMFWVFRAGHTVQQDNPTAMSHILREFTNYG from the exons CACGTCGAGGCTTTGGCCCAGGCGAACAAGACTGGAATTATGTTGAGGTGCGAAAGGGCGCCCATCTCTTCTATTGGCTCCACTACACGACAGCGAATGTGAGTTCATTTTACGAGCGACCGCTGGTTATCTGGTTGCAAGGCGGACCCGGTGTTGCCTCCACTGGCTGCGGCTGCTTTGAGCAGCTGGGACCATTCGACATTGAGGGGCAACCACGTGGCAGCAATTGGGTGCAGCACATGAATGTACTCTTCATCGACAGTCCCGTTGGCACTGGTTTTAGTTATGTGGAATCCTTTGGCGAATATGCTCTGAACAACAAGCAAATTGCCCTCGATCTTGTCACACTAATGTCGGATTTTCTGCGCTCACATCCCGAGTTCCAAAGCGTTCCATTGCACATCTTCTCTGAGAGTTATGGCGGCAAAATGGCACCGGAATTCGCCCTGGAATTGTATCGGGCACAGCAGCGAGGCGATTTGCAATGTCAACTGAAGTCTGTGGTGGTGGGCAATCCCTTCACTTCGCCCTTGGATAGTGTGTTATCCTATGCCCCATATCTACTACAAATGGGCATCGTAGATCAGGAAGGATATAGCAATATATCGCGAGTTGCGGCCGAGACTGCGCGTCTAGTATATGCTGGCAAATGGCGACAGGTGATCAATGAGAACGCAGCTGTTGAGGTGATCAAGGAACGCACTGGGAATGTGTTTCTCTATAACACTCAACGACGAACTCATGTGGACGATGACTATCGCTATGGCGAGGATCCTAAGTTGTGTGCCTTTATGGCCAACAATGTTACAAAGACTTTGAACCTCACTCATATGCCTGTGTGGATAGCGCAGAATGCGACGGTCTTTCTTAAGCTCAGTGACGACATCTTTAAGCCAGCAGTTCACATAG TAACTCGTCTGCTGGATGAAACGCCACTCCGAGTGGGTGTCTACTCGGGCATGTTGGATTTACTCTGTGCCACTCCCGGCACTGTCAACTGGATTAACCGGATGTCGTGGCGCCACAAGCAAGAGTATGTGGATGCCACACGTAAACCCTTCCGTAGCGATGGCTTTCTCGAGGGCTACGAGAAGCAAGGAGGAAACTTCAGCATGTTTTGGGTCTTTCGGGCTGGACACACAGTGCAGCAGGATAATCCCACGGCCATGTCTCACATTCTGCGTGAGTTCACCAATTATGGTTGA
- the LOC117563943 gene encoding retinoid-inducible serine carboxypeptidase-like isoform X6 translates to MQLKNIKEITAYAVFLLQVINWAAARRGFGPGEQDWNYVEVRKGAHLFYWLHYTTANVSSFYERPLVIWLQGGPGVASTGCGCFEQLGPFDIEGQPRGSNWVQHMNVLFIDSPVGTGFSYVESFGEYALNNKQIALDLVTLMSDFLRSHPEFQSVPLHIFSESYGGKMAPEFALELYRAQQRGDLQCQLKSVVVGNPFTSPLDSVLSYAPYLLQMGIVDQEGYSNISRVAAETARLVYAGKWRQVINENAAVEVIKERTGNVFLYNTQRRTHVDDDYRYGEDPKLCAFMANNVTKTLNLTHMPVWIAQNATVFLKLSDDIFKPAVHIVTRLLDETPLRVGVYSGMLDLLCATPGTVNWINRMSWRHKQEYVDATRKPFRSDGFLEGYEKQGGNFSMFWVFRAGHTVQQDNPTAMSHILREFTNYG, encoded by the exons CACGTCGAGGCTTTGGCCCAGGCGAACAAGACTGGAATTATGTTGAGGTGCGAAAGGGCGCCCATCTCTTCTATTGGCTCCACTACACGACAGCGAATGTGAGTTCATTTTACGAGCGACCGCTGGTTATCTGGTTGCAAGGCGGACCCGGTGTTGCCTCCACTGGCTGCGGCTGCTTTGAGCAGCTGGGACCATTCGACATTGAGGGGCAACCACGTGGCAGCAATTGGGTGCAGCACATGAATGTACTCTTCATCGACAGTCCCGTTGGCACTGGTTTTAGTTATGTGGAATCCTTTGGCGAATATGCTCTGAACAACAAGCAAATTGCCCTCGATCTTGTCACACTAATGTCGGATTTTCTGCGCTCACATCCCGAGTTCCAAAGCGTTCCATTGCACATCTTCTCTGAGAGTTATGGCGGCAAAATGGCACCGGAATTCGCCCTGGAATTGTATCGGGCACAGCAGCGAGGCGATTTGCAATGTCAACTGAAGTCTGTGGTGGTGGGCAATCCCTTCACTTCGCCCTTGGATAGTGTGTTATCCTATGCCCCATATCTACTACAAATGGGCATCGTAGATCAGGAAGGATATAGCAATATATCGCGAGTTGCGGCCGAGACTGCGCGTCTAGTATATGCTGGCAAATGGCGACAGGTGATCAATGAGAACGCAGCTGTTGAGGTGATCAAGGAACGCACTGGGAATGTGTTTCTCTATAACACTCAACGACGAACTCATGTGGACGATGACTATCGCTATGGCGAGGATCCTAAGTTGTGTGCCTTTATGGCCAACAATGTTACAAAGACTTTGAACCTCACTCATATGCCTGTGTGGATAGCGCAGAATGCGACGGTCTTTCTTAAGCTCAGTGACGACATCTTTAAGCCAGCAGTTCACATAG TAACTCGTCTGCTGGATGAAACGCCACTCCGAGTGGGTGTCTACTCGGGCATGTTGGATTTACTCTGTGCCACTCCCGGCACTGTCAACTGGATTAACCGGATGTCGTGGCGCCACAAGCAAGAGTATGTGGATGCCACACGTAAACCCTTCCGTAGCGATGGCTTTCTCGAGGGCTACGAGAAGCAAGGAGGAAACTTCAGCATGTTTTGGGTCTTTCGGGCTGGACACACAGTGCAGCAGGATAATCCCACGGCCATGTCTCACATTCTGCGTGAGTTCACCAATTATGGTTGA
- the LOC117563943 gene encoding retinoid-inducible serine carboxypeptidase-like isoform X3 has translation MQLKSSTAITAAYAVILLQLINWTTARRGFGPGEQDWNYVEVRKGAHLFYWLHYTTANVSSFYERPLVIWLQGGPGVASTGCGCFEQLGPFDIEGQPRGSNWVQHMNVLFIDSPVGTGFSYVESFGEYALNNKQIALDLVTLMSDFLRSHPEFQSVPLHIFSESYGGKMAPEFALELYRAQQRGDLQCQLKSVVVGNPFTSPLDSVLSYAPYLLQMGIVDQEGYSNISRVAAETARLVYAGKWRQVINENAAVEVIKERTGNVFLYNTQRRTHVDDDYRYGEDPKLCAFMANNVTKTLNLTHMPVWIAQNATVFLKLSDDIFKPAVHIVTRLLDETPLRVGVYSGMLDLLCATPGTVNWINRMSWRHKQEYVDATRKPFRSDGFLEGYEKQGGNFSMFWVFRAGHTVQQDNPTAMSHILREFTNYG, from the exons GCGAACAAGACTGGAATTATGTTGAGGTGCGAAAGGGCGCCCATCTCTTCTATTGGCTCCACTACACGACAGCGAATGTGAGTTCATTTTACGAGCGACCGCTGGTTATCTGGTTGCAAGGCGGACCCGGTGTTGCCTCCACTGGCTGCGGCTGCTTTGAGCAGCTGGGACCATTCGACATTGAGGGGCAACCACGTGGCAGCAATTGGGTGCAGCACATGAATGTACTCTTCATCGACAGTCCCGTTGGCACTGGTTTTAGTTATGTGGAATCCTTTGGCGAATATGCTCTGAACAACAAGCAAATTGCCCTCGATCTTGTCACACTAATGTCGGATTTTCTGCGCTCACATCCCGAGTTCCAAAGCGTTCCATTGCACATCTTCTCTGAGAGTTATGGCGGCAAAATGGCACCGGAATTCGCCCTGGAATTGTATCGGGCACAGCAGCGAGGCGATTTGCAATGTCAACTGAAGTCTGTGGTGGTGGGCAATCCCTTCACTTCGCCCTTGGATAGTGTGTTATCCTATGCCCCATATCTACTACAAATGGGCATCGTAGATCAGGAAGGATATAGCAATATATCGCGAGTTGCGGCCGAGACTGCGCGTCTAGTATATGCTGGCAAATGGCGACAGGTGATCAATGAGAACGCAGCTGTTGAGGTGATCAAGGAACGCACTGGGAATGTGTTTCTCTATAACACTCAACGACGAACTCATGTGGACGATGACTATCGCTATGGCGAGGATCCTAAGTTGTGTGCCTTTATGGCCAACAATGTTACAAAGACTTTGAACCTCACTCATATGCCTGTGTGGATAGCGCAGAATGCGACGGTCTTTCTTAAGCTCAGTGACGACATCTTTAAGCCAGCAGTTCACATAG TAACTCGTCTGCTGGATGAAACGCCACTCCGAGTGGGTGTCTACTCGGGCATGTTGGATTTACTCTGTGCCACTCCCGGCACTGTCAACTGGATTAACCGGATGTCGTGGCGCCACAAGCAAGAGTATGTGGATGCCACACGTAAACCCTTCCGTAGCGATGGCTTTCTCGAGGGCTACGAGAAGCAAGGAGGAAACTTCAGCATGTTTTGGGTCTTTCGGGCTGGACACACAGTGCAGCAGGATAATCCCACGGCCATGTCTCACATTCTGCGTGAGTTCACCAATTATGGTTGA
- the LOC117563946 gene encoding uncharacterized protein LOC117563946, which yields MFHYNFVEQKMSMLSTNVRSAYECEEDFSGFKDDKEVPQELSQTCLLILDYKQFLAARCIQRAWRRFYASRPNRKDWAAIKIQRWWRGYATRKNYLKLVENMLHERLWAHYNKSATKIQALYRGWLVRQTVHDAYSLRHTQQLAAEELLCCVAYRLHHLLRTQAIPGVYSLRNSSCLSKVEKLLTSTTFRFHNDRARYYQMHMANLMKNRREEFKRNKFRTAVPFKGPNFNTGCNLACEESAFGIKYLDARMYKIIKEYETGKIDEKIKKVHRTLADRKYRKHVEDMISRTVNTSHNFCGDVIESMRKWRIWDDNNLKISEHIFRTPEMLNSFLDEAAILIDELNNVPCYCRIDNFEEVTC from the exons atGTTTCATTATAACTTTGTTGAGCAGAAAATGTCGATGCTGTCGACAAATGTGCGATCCGCCTACGA ATGTGAGGAAGATTTCTCGGGATTCAAAGATGACAAAGAGGTGCCTCAGGAGCTCTCGCA GACTTGCCTGCTGATACTCGACTATAAGCAATTTTTGGCCGCACGTTGCATTCAACGCGCATGGCGTCGCTTCTACGCCAGTAGACCAAATCGCAAAGATTGGGCCGCAATCAAAATACAACGTTGGTGGCGCGGCTATGCGACGCGCAAGAATTATCTGAAGCTGGTCGAGAACATGTTGCACGAACGTCTCTGGGCGCATTACAATAAATCCGCGACGAAGATACAAGCACTGTATCGTGGCTGGTTGGTGCGTCAAACAGTGCACGATGCGTACAGCTTGCGTCACACACAACAGCTGGCCGCTGAAGAGCTACTCTGTTGTGTGGCATACAGGCTGCACCATCTGCTGCGCACTCAGGCCATTCCCGGTGTCTACTCGTTGCGCAACTCCTC cTGCCTCTCGAAGGTGGAAAAGCTGTTGACCAGCACAACGTTTCGCTTTCACAACGATCGAGCACGTTATTACCAAATGCATATGGCCAACCTCATGAAGAATCGACGTGAAGAATTCAAGCGCAACAAGTTTAGGACTGCGGTGCCATTCAAGGGACCCAATTTCAATACGGGCTGCAATTTGGCATGCGAAGAGAGTGCTTTTGGCATCAAGTATTTGGATGCCCGTATGTACAAAATCATCAAGGAGTACGAGACTGGGAAGATCGACGAAAAAATCAAGAAGGTGCATCGCACCTTGGCAGACC GTAAATATCGCAAGCATGTGGAGGACATGATCTCTCGCACTGTCAACACATCTCACAACTTTTGTGGCGATGTAATCGAGAGCATGCGCAAATGGAGGATTTGGGATgataacaatttgaaaataagtGAACATATTTTTCGCACACCCGAAATGCTGAACAGCTTCCTCGATGAGGCTGCCATTCTAATAGATGAGTTGAACAATGTGCCATGTTATTGTCGAATTGATAACTTTGAAGAAGTGACATGTTGA